One part of the Engraulis encrasicolus isolate BLACKSEA-1 chromosome 17, IST_EnEncr_1.0, whole genome shotgun sequence genome encodes these proteins:
- the prr35 gene encoding proline-rich protein 35, producing MSKEEQSPCKVSLGSVGSVGSVSCVGAGKHKERKPKKPHYIPRPWGKPYNYKCFQCPFTCMEKSHLYNHMKYSLCKNSLSLLIDSDWPYKKGNMLHHPADQLRLQQQQQQQQQTATVLAQRGSRSPNKEHSEREANTAAAPSLEHSPSRPTEEDKRGEEPRSEEGKASSNGRPESVAEGGDVGGARHAKQEADVVMADAFSLEEQLLRARSFEVENRLRQYRLPKACLSSAAPTLLPDSWRLLGCPPSTQQATKPKPEVPSAGDGRGVSSLPCYPSAPPLPSEPPAFNLSLLGLSYPLAPGLFSYLNPASTQTHAQLTTLPFLTHPHTQTDTRTLLPPRFYYPFLCEHSLANSSPSTLHPAKTLKSPQLSGQDASSAPTTPPYPPKLSLWGVPAVRQTSTQASPTAWPSPEGISPEPRLRAGDKSKSGVWGLEHGLKRPAAPSDLSECPAEKRPALGGLSLDLLRSLHRSTPSAAMATEKLLLHSSADEWYTNLRRAVSTSPPREVLVSPSPAARGGGGEGEKAERREQTGEDDRDRDRDREAILLEDLSSALQEYQQAEQRAASILAQDGASSAQLLWDHLSQIRSQLSHITQALQRTAPSAEGPLDLSVKRDPIGVTQLTRDGSASMQSMMGEMLREDMSSGSDEEEEEEEEEQERDEREEEEVEDGGRELKEKRKRSLDLLIKLNQSGVSLVKGGEGVWPGRATKCEADSSVLLCPNC from the exons ATGTCTAAGGAGGAGCAGTCGCCGTGTAAAGTCAGCCTGGGTAGTGTGGGCAGCGTGGGAAGCGTGAGCTGCGTTGGCGCCGGCAAACACAAGGAGCGCAAGCCCAAGAAGCCGCACTACATCCCGCGGCCGTGGGGCAAGCCCTACAACTACAAGTGCTTCCAGTGTCCCTTCACCTGCATGGAGAAGTCCCATCTGTACAACCACATGAAGTACAGCCTGTGCAAGAACTCGCTGTCGCTGCTCATCGACTCCGACTGGCCCTACAAGAAGGGCAACATGCTCCACCACCCTGCTGACCAGCTGcggttgcagcagcagcagcagcagcagcagcagacggcCACGGTTCTGGCCCAACGTGGCAGCCGAAGCCCGAATAAGGAGCACTCGGAGCGGGAGGCCAACACCGCCGCCGCCCCCTCCTTGGAGCACAGCCCCAGCAGGCCCACGGAGGAGGACAAAAGAGGGGAGGAGCCACGCTCAGAGGAGGGCAAAGCGTCGTCCAATGGGCGGCCGGAGTCTGTCGCAGAAGGCGGAGATGTGGGTGGAGCCAGACATGCTAAGCAGGAAGCGGACGTGGTGATGGCGGACGCCTTCTCTCTGGAGGAGCAGCTGCTGAGGGCGAGGTCCTTCGAGGTGGAGAACCGCCTGCGACAGTACCGACTGCCCAAGGCCTGCCTGTCCTCCGCCGCACCCACCCTGCTGCCCGACTCCTGGCGTCTGCTGGGCTGTCCCCCGTCGACACAGCAGGCCACCAAGCCCAAGCCCGAGGTGCCTTCTGCCGGGGACGGGAGGGGTGTATCTTCGCTGCCGTGTTACCCGTcggctcctcctctcccctctgagcCGCCGGCGTTCAACCTGTCTCTGCTGGGCCTGAGTTACCCGCTGGCGCCCGGCCTGTTCTCCTACCTCAACCCGGCCTCCACGCAGACGCACGCCCAGCTCACCACCCTGCCCTTCCtaacgcacccgcacacacagaccgacacgcGCACCCTGCTACCGCCACGCTTCTACTACCCCTTCCTTTGTGAGCACTCACTTGCcaactcctctccctccaccttacACCCGGCTAAGACACTCAAGTCCCCACAGCTTTCCGGACAAGATGCCTCCTCTGCCCCTACCACACCGCCCTACCCACCCAAGCTCAGCCTGTGGGGAGTGCCGGCCGTTCGGCAAACATCCACACAGGCCTCACCCACAGCCTGGCCCTCGCCCGAGGGCATCTCCCCAGAGCCGAGGCTCCGCGCTGGGGATAAATCCAAATCAGGGGTGTGGGGTCTGGAGCATGGACTCAAACGGCCTGCAGCACCCTCTGACTTGTCCGAGTGCCCAGCAGAGAAAAGGCCAGCGCTCGGAGGGCTCTCTCTGGACCTACTGAGGAGCCTGCACAGGAGCACACCCAGCGCTGCCATGGCCACAGAGAAACTGCTTCTGCACAG CTCAGCGGACGAGTGGTACACAAACCTGAGGAGAGCCGTATCTACGAGTCCCCCTAGAGAAGTTCTAGTCTCCCCCTCACCTGCagcacgaggaggaggaggagagggcgagAAGGCAGAAAGGAGAGAGCAAACAGGGGAGGatgaccgagaccgagaccgagacaggGAGGCCATCTTGCTAGAGGATCTATCCAGTGCCCTGCAGGAGTACCAGCAGGCTGAGCAACGCGCCGCCTCCATCTTGGCCCAGGACGGAGCCTCCTCCGCCCAGCTCCTGTGGGACCACCTCAGCCAGATCCGCTCCCAGCTCTCCCACATCACCCAGGCACTCCAACGGACGGCCCCCAGCGCCGAAGGACCCCTGGATCTGTCTGTGAAAAGGGACCCGATTGGTGTGACCCAGCTGACGCGAGACGGCAGCGCATCGATGCAAAGCATGATGGGAGAGATGCTGAGGGAGGACATGAGCAGTGGGtcggacgaggaagaggaggaggaggaggaggagcaggagagggatgagagggaggaagaagaggtggaggatggagggcgggaactgaaggagaagaggaagcgaTCCCTCGACCTGCTGATCAAGCTCAACCAATCGGGCGTCAGCTtggtgaagggaggagagggcgTGTGGCCGGGCAGGGCCACCAAGTGCGAGGCGGACTCCAGTGTTTTGCTTtgcccaaa TTGCtga